In the genome of Arachis hypogaea cultivar Tifrunner chromosome 9, arahy.Tifrunner.gnm2.J5K5, whole genome shotgun sequence, the window GAGTGATCCTGTTTGCATTGTGTAAAGCCATTGGCGGTCAATGTGTTGCAAAACTTAGTGAACCACTGCCTTGATGCTTGTCGCAACCCATACAAGGACCGTGTGAGTTTACAAACTAACCCTTGTTTCTGTTAAGGATGCCCAAAGGCAATTCTATGTGGACTTCCTCATTAAGTTCACTATTGAGGAATGCATTATTTATATCCAGTTTTAGGAGGCTCCAGTTCTTGACCACAGCAATAGTAAGTAAGGTTCTCACAGTGGTGATCTTTGCCACGGGACTAAATGTGTCCCTAAAATCAATACCAACTTGTTGAGTATATCCTTTTGCAACTAAGCGTGCCTTGTATCTCTCTAACGAGCCATCAACCGTTAGCTCGCTTTATTCACCCAACGACAACCAATGGCTCGGTTACCTGGTGGAAAATGTACGAGGACCCAAGTGTTATTGGCCTCAAGCGCATCAAGTTTCTCTTGCATAGCATGTCTCCATTCTTTGAACTGAATTGCCTGATGGTAAAACTGAGGCTTAGGTATGGTGTCTAATTGTGCGACGGAGTTAAAGTATGTCAGATTAAGGCGATGGTTACTAATATGATTGGGGAGTAGAGGTGTGGCAGATGTAGTCATTGAGGTAAGGAGGAGGTTGAATGTGTCTAgttgattttcttagttgtttaggTGGGAAAGTGATGGTGTTTGGTGTTGGTTTTTGATGTTGAGGTTCTGGGTTTATGACGGTTGGAGTTAGCTGTGAGAATGGAAAAGAGATATGGTCAAGAATGGGTTTAGGAAGTACAAAGTCTTTGAACAAGCCCTCATTAGACTGTAGATGAGGTGAGGTACTGAAAGGCATAACATGTTCATGAAAAATGATGTCTCTTGAGATAAAAAATTGTTTGATTATAAGGTTGTAGAGTTTGTAACCTTTGTAACGAATTGAATATCTAATGAAGACCGATGGATCAGCTATAGGACAAAATTTGGTTTTGGAGTTAGAGGTATTTGCTGCATATACAAGGTAACCGAAATTTTTTAAGGCATCATTGTTGGGTGTCTTTTCAAATAGCAGTTTAAAGGGAGACTTAAATTGTAATAATTTGCTTGGGGTTTGATTGATTAGGAAAGCTACAGTGATGATGCACtcctcccccccccccaaaaaaaggaAATAGGAACTTTTGACTAAAAGAATAAGGATCTGGCCATATTCAACAGATGCTGGTGCTTTCTCTTTACAACTGCATTTTGTTGGGGTTGATAAGGGCATGAGAATTGATGTAGGACACCTCTCTTCTGTAGAAACTCCTTAAGTGCAAGTTCCTTAGCATTGTCAGACCTGAGACGTTTTATCTTATTGCCAAACTGAGTGTCAATCAGTGCAAAGAAATCCTTCAAGCAACCTATGGCTTCAGATTTATTATTCAGCATATAAATCCAACAAAATCTGGTTGCATCATTAACGATGGTTAGAAAGAAATGTTATCGATTATGAGGGAGAGTATGATAAGGTCCCCACACATCACAATGAATAAGGTCAAAAGCGTTAGAAGATATGTTATTATGTGACTCAAAGGGAAGCTTCTTGAATTTAGCTAAATGGCAGATTTCACAAGTATGACAACCTGATTTATTCGACAAATGCAAAATACTATCTATGTGTTGTAGATGTTAGAAATAGAAGGTACATGACCAAGACATGTATGCCATAAATATGGACTACACAAATTTATTGAGATAGAAACAGTATGAAAAATATGACTAGAAAGAAAAGAATTCGAGAAATTATGTGAATCATGCAGTGCCGAATTGGTTGAAATTTCTGCTCTTAGGATGTAAAGTCCTTGTTGCAAGTCACCCTTTCCAATTGTCTTCAAACACTTGTTGTCCTGAATAGTGAAGTAATTAAAACCAAGAGTGACACTAATTGTGGAGTTAGCAAGAAAGGctgaaactgaaagtaaattgacaCGAAATTCATGGACATAAAGCACATTTTGGAGAGATATATGCTTATTGATAGTAACTGAACCTATGAAATTGTTAGAAAAAATGTCACCATTAGGCAAAGGAGACAGAAAAATTCTTCGAAGTATGTATTGAGGTGAATAGAGATAAATCACAAGCAATGTGAATGGTGGCACCACTAGAGATAAATTTGACCTTAATATGGATGCGTTGAGAACGATACCTGATGGAGTTGAAACTTCAGTTGATTCATTTGATGAAATATCTTGGATTTTGTGATTATTCAGCAAGGTTAGGAGCTGTTGAACTTATGTTGGAGTCAAATTTGGGCTGATTTGTGCATCTGAAATGGACTGAGATGTGGAGACATGATGAACCGAAggcttcatgttccttcctttgCCAAAATTTGGAGGGTAACTGTGAGTTTTGTAACATTTGTCGATAGTGTGCCCAAGAATTCCACAGTGCGAGCAAGGGGTCTATCTTTCTTCACCATGCCTCTATCGCGACCTTGAGATTGTGTTGGTTGCTGATTTCTTGCCAGAAAGGCTACTTGATTCTGGGAAGCATAATTGATCGAAGCTCCTATTGCCCTATGCTTTTCTTCTTGTGTTACGAGAGAAAGGAATTTGTTAATTGTGGGAAGAGGTTCCAAGAGTAAGATTCGCTCGCGAATATGTGAAAAGGATTCATCCAATCCATGTGGAAACAGTGGATATACTCAGCTTGAAGAAACTCTTGCACGGCGCGCGCATCATCGCAATTGCATTGCACCAGGCGATATGAGTTCAATTCTTCCCAAAGAACCTTGATTTTTGTGAAGTATTGTGAGACAGACAAGGTACCTTGTCGAAAATTCATCAAGTCGTGCTTCAATTCGAACACGCGAAGGCCATTTTCATGTTGAAAACGCTCCTTCAAATTGTTCCACAACTCCGCTGTAGAATCTGTGTATACGAGAGAGGTAGCAATTTCTTTTgtaacaaaattcaaaatccatgtGCTTATTATGTCATTCACGCACAGCCAGTTCTCAAGTTTCTCTGGTTTAGTGGTTGGATCTGGTTTAGGTACCAATCCAATGATGAAACCAAGCTTACGTTTGGTATTGAGGGCTTTCTGCATCGTGCGGCTCCAAGAATGATAGTTGTCCTCAACAAGTTGTTGGGTGACCAATATCAGACCAGATTGATCAGCGGGAGAGAGGTTATAAGGATCCACAGCCATTGATGAAGTTGAAGAAACCGTATATGAAGATAAAGCTGGCTACGCCATGGGTGGTGgaattaagagaagaaaaaaaatgacgCTTCTTTCCAAGTCTCGTTGATCGAAATCGCTGTTTCTACCAAGAACAGAGGTGAAACACGCGCATTCTCATCAAACTCAGTTGTGTGGGGTCAaggaaagaggaagagagaagaggaaaagaagaaggagaagaagaaaggaaaaaataGTGAAAGGTTCAAGAAAAATTGCTCGTGATATCATGTTGAATAATGTGATTGTGAGAGAGTCCAAAAATTGAATTGGCTTACTCAATTGTGTATATATGTATACAAAGTGATGGTATAATTAACTCTGCATTTAATCTAACTAATTAATATAACTAATTCAAGTTCTAACTAATCTTGTTAAGTTATAAAAGACTGTACAAATATATGCTATAGCTAATACTTGTTTGACTCTATATATGAGAGAAAATATCGCGAACAATAATAATAGATCGTGTTTACATTTTTTTAAGATATAAATGaagagataaaaagataaaaatagatttttttatttttaaaatataataaaaatacataaatattcTCTTTCCAAATTGTATCTGTATTCAtctgtatatatattttacattttttttcgaTTCAATAGAACAAAATTAATTTgatgtaaattttaaattttatttaagtgtCAGTCAGAATAATAATACTATTCCACAATTTTTAGTGGCCGTATTTTTTTCTCATTAAATGATTTAACAATGCTTAATATACCGATATTCTTTAAGGCATcagtaaacaattttgaggcaattTTCAACAACTGTTATATATATAATTGCtgctaaataagtaattaatttgCGCTGCTATTTTTTCTATAGGTTTTAAATTGTTACAATTTTTATACAAGTTCTTAAAAATATacaacaattttaaatttttccaatttttaatatgaaattaaaaaataataaactacaatatatatatatatatatatatatatatatatatatatatatatatatatatatatatatatatatatatatatatatatatatatatatatatatatatatagcttgtattatttttttgttataatctattttttttacattataatTGATTAAACATGAGATACTTATAAAAAACACTGAacaatattttcattatttagCATATACACAAGAATATaagatagaatttaaaattattttttattatttatttaaatgtataagtaaactatcataaatatttttatttagtgtCATTGAGATGACACCATTTAAATAAAACCTTATTCTTGGTTTGTTATAACATGGTAACGGATTATTGTTACACTTATAACACTGTAAGGGTAATTAGAGTTATGAATATCAAGCATAGCTTACGATGCATGCAAAAATAATACAGATTTCAAGGAAAATAAACAGTTCAAATGCTCGACCATGCTTTTTTGGCGGTTAGAAAATATTACACAAAAcactattttttttcttggactgacatatttttttaattctggGTTTGAGACTGAGGTCCCTATAGTCAAGGACCACCCAACGAAGCCCTAGagactagtttttttttttttttcggtggaTTGCAACAAATAAAACTAATACCCTAATTAATATTACAATTGACCGTATTATATTGTACACCActcatatataaattaaagataGTACAGGTAAGAATTCATTGGTAACGGCAGGTTTTTAAATAGAGTTTCGAGTTATAACGAATTAGTTCTTGATCTATTAGACTAAaagatattataaattaaaaaaaaaaggataataaatatatttttttaatgttgtttatTTGAtcgcaattaaaaaatatattctaaaaacatagattaataataaaatataaattatgaataatattaaagatttaagaaaaaataattatattaataattttaattagtattaattcaaATGATTctggattttttaaattaatataaaatatatttttttaaattttaatttcataataaattttatttaaagaattcaaagataaataaaaattattagattaaaaataaaacaattagtaataaaaattagtagattaaaatataaaattttaaaaatcagaaaaagaaaaaaatattaaaaaattataaaaattgaaaataaaaactcaatttatacaaaattattaaattcacaaaataaaaaatatcaaaatgatAATAACATAAATGTAGAAAGATATTACtataaattttatgaaaattaaaaataaaataatattttaataaattttttgttaaaaatttaaattttaaataaattaaaaaattggtatcagagctaaaTTAAtgatggaaaagtctagggggtcagcaatttttgtattttttgaccAATACTTAACTATCAAAACAAAAATGATAGATTTTCCACCATTAGataccattagatgtaatctcacaccattaaaaatactattgatggctaattgatagTTACAAAATACCAAAATTACTGGCCTCCTAACATTCTTCATTAATGATTTTAAGAATATAACAATACTTTTAGTCTAATCTATATTACGTGTCAAAAATTTAGTTAATTCATGATAATTTATTTGATAAACGAGATTAGACATCATTATTCTGATGGTTTTACTAACATTTCTCTAAATTAAATAACCGAAAAAGTAAATGCAACACTTATTTGAGAATTTCAAAGCTTAGAATTTGGCTTGTAGTTGGTGCTGCTTTCATTGTTCATTCCAAGAATGGCTTTTACCGTCGTGGTTGCTTctcatttttttcaataatacttATAACTAACAATAATAGAATACTGTGTTTTGGACAGATTTAACCGTGGCTGTGCTTGGTTTTGAATATCATCTTTAATACTCTGAAATAATGAACAACtttatatatgttgattgttggtGTATTATTTACATTCAAATGTGATTGATTTTGGGATTCATACCTGGGTTTGCCCAATGATTTCGTTTGTCATTGTTGTGCACAATTAATTAATCTCTCTAGTTACTGgaatatatgtatctatatgggGTCACATTTTTAATCTATTATGATTTTAGAACTGAAATTTATACATACTCTATGATCGATGTGTTAGTGttacaagtgtgaggagtgtcgaaattagtcccacatcaaataaagtaaggaagagtgaggagtttataaaatGAGAGACTCATTAACTTGATACCTTAAAGTTTTGAGTTGAATGTGGTGTCATCTCATTttatgttctctcgcttgattcctcCCCTGTTAAAGGTGTAAACTAATAAGgagaaataatatgaataattatattttttatttttagaatttatcaaaaattaaagtctacatttttttatcaaacataaaattttaatacaataTCATAAaactactaaaattttaaattaataaaaaaataaaaataaaaatagttataacTCTAACAAATCTTATTGTAGATAGTAACATTTAGTTTAACTTTATTTTTGAGACataataatagtttaattattatattttaccttataaaaaaaggaaaagaaaaaagaaaaaaaaattaaagaagcagTTGCGTGTAGTTCATGTCTTCATGACTCATGATGAGTTATGGATAGTTGGATACATCTTCTGTGCGCCTCATGAAATCCAACGTCTCCCAatgattattaaattatgataatTCAATGCTATGAACACGTGGCAAAATTCTACACGCTCATTGCTTCATCCAAATCCATCTGTCTGCACTACAATTGATGCCCTGTAGCCATAGAGTGGCACGTGCTGGACACGTGTCATGAAGCAGGACACGTGGTCATCATACACACCCCAATCAGATTCTATAAATAGAGCATGCAGCTCAATCCACCTTCACCAACAAAAACTGTTTGCATTCACATAATCACAAATACTGACACTTATTATATCCTCTTCCAAACTGTAACctttcttcaagaagaagaaaatatggcaTCTCATGATCAAAGCTTCAGAGCTGGTGAGGCCAAGGGCCAAACTCAGGTAAGTCTAAAGTATCATATTTCATGTTTTTTTATGCAATGATGCAATTTCAAATGTTCATTATATATCCATCACCAGATATTGATTATAAAAAAGCCACATTATTATATTCACTTAAATATTTCATAAGTTATGATTTTTTCTGTTACAtgttgattttctgctcaatGAGGGTTCAATGCAAGTCTATAACTTGAGAGGCACGTTTAGTTTTAATAgttataaaaggaaaaaaaaagcgtCTATTTTCGTACATAATAACTtctataaaaaatacataaaaacagTTGGAAGGAATTGATATTAACCAAGTCACCATCTTAGTTATTTGGGTTTCATTacttttgtaaaataaaatataattttactatCAAATATGTTTAAgttctatttattttttagaaaagaaaatataattttactaTCAAATACGTTAATATTCtctaattttatgtatatattcatatacattttttttcctcaactttttttttataagattATAAACTCAATAGCATTTGTTGATGATTTAGGAAAAGACCAACCAGATGATGAGTAACGTTGGGGACAAGGCCCAAGCTGTAAAGGACAAGACAGCCCAAGAGGCCCATTCTGCATGGGATAAGACAGCCCAAACAGCCCAAGCAGCAAAGGACAAGACCCAGCAGGCAGCCCAAACTGCAAGGGACAGGTCTAGTGAGACGGCCCAAAACACAAGGGCGAAGGCCCAAAACACTGCTGGCGCAACAAGAGACAAAGCCTCAGAAATGGGCCAGGCCACTAGGGAATCGGCCCAGTCCGGTAAGGACAATGCTGGTGGGTTCCTTCAGCAAACTGGGGAAAAGGTTAAAGGCATGGCACAAGGTGCTGCTGATGCTGTGAAACATACATTTGGAATGGCGCCACATGAAGATGAACATGAACACCCAAGAAGGGATGTCTAGTTTAATAAATCAAaattgtttgtgtttttcttaatTTGGTGTTTTCAATAAGGTGTGTGATTTCCCTCTTGTATTAGTAGTAAGGAGGGAAGGAATGTACTATTATCTAGTCTTAGTAGCAGAATTCTTCTACTTTGTATATGCAAGTATGAAGAAATATGTCATGTTATAATATCGTAATATTATCTTTAAATTCATCAGTGTTGAGATTTTCGTTTTATTGGCATTTGTGtttctattttgtttatttatttattgggtGCATTGCACATTATCATTAGTCTAAGTTTTATTGATGATCAAGGTTATGCTTCTAGCAAACTGAACAGCGTAGCAAAGGAATGAATGAATTTTTGACCTTGACTAACCTCAAAATTTTAAGACTATATTAAAAGATGATTTTTTCTTGAGGTCTATTAGAAACATAGATTTAGAAGTTTAGATTGTGATAAATTAATCTTTGACTTATCAAGATTGTGATAAATTAATCTTTGACTTATTAAGTTTGAGAGATATTgtgaaaattaaaagataaattttttttgagtGAGAGATATTgtgaaaattaaaagataaatttaatttatcaagtgTCTTAATTTATCattgtgaaaattaaaaaataagatattgtaaaaattaaaaaaaaaaaaattttgaggtCCATTAAAAACATGTAGTTAAAAGTTTAGTTGCAACGAATTAGTTTTTGACTTATTTTGGCattaaaatcaaaaaaaaaaagaactacaATACTTAGAAGTAAgtagactaatttttttttttttgtcaagtaaattagataatttttaattttatttttttgtgaggACTTAAATTCGGTGCAGTTTTATAAGAGATACACAAAGTGACCATCTAACTCAAATCTCAGTTGCAGCTGACCATCTAACCCACACCATCTAACTCAGACCTCGGTTGCAGCAAGTAGACCAATGAATATGCATACTCGTACCAAATTCTTTTtgaagccttctcaaaggtggtTGGTTAACTaataatatacattttttttgaTAGCATACTCTAAGCCGAATCCAACAATTTTTATGCACCATAAACTCTGACGCTCGCATTCAATCAAACAAACAGATTAAATTTCCGTTTTGATTCCTGAAATTCACGCGATTATTTATTTTAGTctctgaaatttaaaattatctatactAGTCCTCCAGATTCAAGTTTTGGCACCAATATGGTCCTTCGACTCTTTTCGGTGATAATTAGGCAAATGGAGTGCTGAAATAACACCCTTCCTGTTACGTTGGACGCTGTAACGGCTAGTTAATGTGGCGAGGGTTGTATTTGTATCCAATTTAGTCTCTCTTATTAAAACTTTGTCATTATAACTCagataaataataagataattagGGTTTTATGGACTAAATTGGATACAAATACAACTCTCGCCACATTAACTAGCCGTTACAGCGTCCAACGTGACAGGAAGGGTATCATCTCAGCACTCCATTTGCCTAATCATCACCGGAAAGAGTCGAGGGACCATATTGGTGCCAAAACTTGAATCTGGAGGACCAAtataggtaattttgaatttcGGAAACCAAAATGAGTAATTGCGTGAATCTCAGAGACCAAAATGGAGATTTAGTCCAAACAAACACTAACATGTTAAACAAAAACTTAACACTAAAAGAAAGCCAAAGAATATGGTATAAAATTGGTATTCAttcattcaaattagtgaaaagaTCAAAACTCCAAATACTTGATTAACCCAAACAATAAACTAGAGTCTGGACATCTTCAAAATTGTGATGATAGGTTCCAAAAAGCAAATAAAAACCTGCAAACCGTCTAAGAAAGGACGAGGATCCTCATGATCCTTTTCAATTAAGCCTCATCCTAAAACGCACCGCTCGATCTTATCCTATTTAAtctataaaagataaatttatttttattcaaaaataacatTTAGACTTTTcacattttataatattaaatattatttatttataattattaatttagtcataataaatatatttacaaaTGATAAACATTTATATTCAAATTTTCACTCAATCATGTAtctatatgtattatatatttgtatttttataaatattagttattcACATGACCCTATTCCCTGTCCAGTGTCCAGGCCACTACAATTCATGCCCTGTAGCCAAAGAGCGGCACGTGCTGGACACATGTCATCAAACAGGACACGTGCTCATCATATGTTCATACAACCCCCAAAGAGATTCTATAAATGGAGCTTGCAGCATAAACCACCTTCACCAAAAAAAAGTGTTTGCAATCACATATCAGAAAACAGAGAAACTTTAATACTTTATATTATATCTTCTTCCAAACTATAACCCTTTttcaagaacaagaaagtatggcaTCTCATGACCAAAGCTTCAAAGCTGGTGAGGCCAAAGGCCAAACTCAGGTAAGTCTAAAGTatcatatttcattttttttttcgatgCAATTTCAAATGTTCATTATATTTCCACCACCAAATATTGAAAAGGAAAAAGCCACGTTATTGAATTTGCATAATTGCATAAGTAAGTTATATAATTTggataataatattatacatatattctatGTATAATTGTCATTAGTTgtgtaaattatttaattatgtatagTAGCATAGATCTCTTCTCTCGTGCATTTTTCTATGTAACATGGTGATTTTCAGGAGAAGAGCAACCAGATGATGAGTAACATTGGGGACAAGGCCCAAGGTGCAAAGGACAAGACGGCCCATACAGCCCAAGCAGCAAAGGACAAGACCCAGCAGGCAGCCCAAGCTGCAAAAGAGAATGTTAAAAGTACGCAGAGCTAGTTCGGGTTGTAGTGGCAGGGTAGGGTCGGGTCTCCAATGGTCTGGGCCGAGTCTGCCCAGATCATGAAGATGAACATGAGCATTATCCAACACACCCAAGAAGGGATCTCTAGTTTAATAAAATCAAGATGTCATttgattttgtgttttttcttgatTTGGTGTTTTCAATAAGGTGTGTGATCTCCCTCTTGTAGTGGTAGTGAGGGGAAGAAGTACTATAATTCTTCTTCTTTGTATATacaagtatttataaaaatgattttatttaGTGACATTTGGGAATAATAGTCAAATTGGGATCTGAAACATTGTATGATTAtgatttttgttttcaaatgattcctttaattaaattagtctcaAAAGATCTAATATTAATCTTGTTTGTCTTTTTGTTTTTGGATTAACAGTTTTTGTCAATGGCGATACTAGTGGATCGTTAACTAGCATTTGTGTCAACAACTGTGTGTCCAAATAAAAATTGATGTGAtatgtttattatattatatcaaaatagTTCTTAGTCCCATTTTATAAATCTTAATTCTCAAAATTTACCGAGACATTAATCCATCTTGCTGAGTGGCTCAAGTTTAGAAGTCACGATGCGGAGTGTTGGTGGAGGACAAATGGTAGTTTCGGTTCTAGTTTTTCTATGCGAAGAAAGAAGATGAACATGGACAGAATCTGATTTTGTGGGCTAAAAACTATAATTAAGAAATCTAGAACACTAAGAAATCTAGAAAAGTTGTTTTACACTTGTTCAAAATATGGGTgaatttaaattgatataaattataattttttgaactcaattgatatgaattataattttttgaacTCTTACCATTAATGTGATGTGAGATTCACGTTTTTTGTTTGACATGTGCAGAAAGATAATTACTTTAACTACTTTAGTTAGATAATGATGAATATGAAATTTTTGAAGTTACAAATGGTGATGCAGAAAACAGAGTTTGAAGTTGAGAATAAAATAGAGTTTGAAGTTGAAAATGACTATAAAGATCGAAAAAAATGAAACTAGGTTAAAGATCGAAAAAATGATACTAGGTTGAAGAATAGGTTATTTAAAAGCTAAAGTAAGAGTAGTTaagatgttaattatttttaatgttaattatttttagtgttaattatttttatgtttgttcTGGTAATAGTGCTTATGTTAGTGGTTGGAGTACTTTATAGGTCATCTTAGAGAAAGTAAAAAGTTTGTAGAAATATTAGTGATCTTATTATTTTGTTGAATCTTGTTAAAAATATTGGTGAAATTTAATAAATGAGGTTGGACATTTTTTCCTTTCTATTAACAATCATGCAACTTgtattttttaacattattttaacCAATTTTTACACTttagaaataagtaaataaaaataaacacttAATTATTTATAAGATAAATTAAGTCTaatcatatatattaaaatcGAAATATTTGCATGTTTATATAAGTATGCTAACATCATCTTTAAAATAATACCATTCCTCTTAACCAGGTCTTTATAATATTAAGCATAAGTTACCTAATTTTAGACTAtaccaaaagataaaaaaaattgtacaaaATACTTAGTAATATGTCTATTGTCTATAATGCATAAAGTTTCTAATTCTTAGCACTTTACAAAATACATAATTCAGTCTTTAATACTCAATTCatctcaaatatatatatatatatatatatatatatatattttaagcgTAGCAGAATTGGTGTCCTCATATCCATCTCTGAAAATCTTTGGAGATTTATAGAGACTATCTTTAGTACTCTCTATGAATTATAAGAGTCACTATCTTTTTGAAGTGGAGCTGGAGTAACAATTCTACTAGCCCTTATAAGGTGCTCTTCActggttttttgtttttatctctGTACAGAATACTTCTGATACGAGTTGAGAGGAGGATCGGGAACCTGCGAGTTGGATCGGATGTCGGATGGCCCAGATGGAGCggaggggaggtacctgcaaagacactccgacgctcaagtcagaatggatctaagaggtataaggtgtgaggaatggATGATTACCTGGAGGGACTTGGGTCCTTTATTTATAGATGATGgtggttatcttatctttatcttatctggCTAAGATAAGAGGTGCGTTTAAATTCAAAAGTTGGTTAGAGGGCCGATATGGGGCCTTCTAGAGAGATGAAACGGGTAAACCTGGTAAGCCGGGTTTCGGGTTTGGTCCTAGGTTTGggatccgtgggccggatccgtaacagttgcccccgtaGCGAGAGAGCGAATGTCTTCGGTTTGTCGCTAGGAGTTCGAGCCGTTTCTTTTACGTTTTTGGCGCTGGTCGAGTGCTCGTTTGGTGATGAGGTCGGCTCCTCgattttgttttggttttgatgtgACCTTTCCG includes:
- the LOC112709800 gene encoding uncharacterized protein codes for the protein MASHDQSFRAGEAKGQTQEKTNQMMSNVGDKAQAVKDKTAQEAHSAWDKTAQTAQAAKDKTQQAAQTARDRSSETAQNTRAKAQNTAGATRDKASEMGQATRESAQSGKDNAGGFLQQTGEKVKGMAQGAADAVKHTFGMAPHEDEHEHPRRDV